The following coding sequences are from one Octopus sinensis unplaced genomic scaffold, ASM634580v1 Contig09641_ERROPOS337660+, whole genome shotgun sequence window:
- the LOC118761146 gene encoding uncharacterized protein LOC118761146 produces MVINLLDSGVEQKTGSLVLEVFYGRESIDRKLDYILVALNIEFCYIETVKCADQNHSGQPLTIENKDILRYNIKFIVPSTKHCLYRSYDFGFPKSQNKQVQTVAFTSKYASQQVVSSMIVDNEVQTEVEPVVTLTLVDNEVQTEVEPADDHYMQIPRFDCKSIMKSHPSKFRPLCPAVSKILQLTDSDNDSKNLVTVSRIVEIRNGIVTYSPDLKLISCATTGGDFDFHCSSNVTDMTRIGEHTVLATIPFRKKIVFINPSSFHIKSLDYSFFTISYFEHSTFVGTEMFSKTIYLIDWDKNKFEEKFSVKEIVGNIAVGPQYHILIALDNINRISCYTIDGRHLFQLRTHSIDIPTDLTVYRNYSYAVQGNVIYKISANGAVSQREIGIKARYICVATNNIYLTDRFGLAHIIRTNKDFWPRLSYHHQDHVPSLINQIHIDDPSNITTILPMSASSVVIIYRDLKAILVTDEGQPFGGKCLTFKLQPSVFCRVDSNTFLVLFSEDRKLQYITCPQLTEGDLIDVESNYIQMCHMVSNRSLALTTNEGKVEVHILLIKTDHVDIVNRISLEHDNVAIAATPINFVVVDRKKLNLLFYSSFGEELSKKHIEFNGYPHHVFTDKLYLYVIFRRESLMTCYNIIGQRKWQLKLPSNFRCHAAVFQGTAYVLDDLLSQILLYKYHDWSDCHVTFQNPYNKNLNIRLEEKENDQVLIGEICHLANGQLVLSDIYNDCLLYISNEGNIVSRLSLPSTATDICRWNYNQIGVTLPLEKQLRVFGNVSKAVISVSLNQPYVRVCKLGESHIICYCDKPSHLDILNINNCNQVQIIHRINIPFVMKSLSLENETLKLLIIGKKAVFFYKIIRRRRSSVLPSQVKTPSNLYGDGGPYSIEMIPNILLSQGKTQSNLYGGRIDKMCVHLIDNSRMFAVNEHDLLVKDHVTRSQINMFIDLVDVFSRNISLSEMLSSRLYLQDLTVSDKAHEVVVLQSFGDKHPVEIGCLVITENNLVALYDSTNQNIKILTFDGQLVDSIKLNVVPRHMCCWRSNTLVITTNNYQLLTLKVEFPLILATYHTENRYNCIACRSDNLLVCSSSSSSSSSSSSSSSSSSSSSSSSSSSSSSSSSSSSSSNVGGGTCIPEIENGLFYIYIDEIQSAVRIMREIDLFWMCYRYNITHISVIANYNIIVNTERLITILNPNGQYLYSFKHSIYSRPISMATDDTYLYITGRKNIYENTKKYRIVSLLQNGEYKRIFLNERNYKRPLDFNSINCKGPRIVANYDSYLYIEGLYKINREKFPVSRLQTNDCPVQVKDIDISDEGKTVVCEMANNGNVKLFDEDGKLLCYRDFGSFVGGVCFTGERNILVTLPNRQEIFQLKSQNLEKYKVWESRVPYGIIWRKVGNIYWCVHINMIECDTIKIDGDQLKVLESVPLSNLDFGLHFPSITSQKKGMFSNELFNKLKNGGDGGERSTSRKIEVRRGNYIAESKLGIYEISVRRLPHRTAMFPLSFSLSGLLDSNSMFCFLNAFKLIMLQDNSIVVLLHKCTLMVTSRDGHLLYSQTFEKEAQDICQWIDL; encoded by the coding sequence aTGATCACTACATGCAGATACCACGTTTTGACTGTAAAAGTATTATGAAGTCGCATCCATCCAAATTCCGTCCCCTTTGCCCAGCTGTGTCCAAAATATTGCAGCTCACAGACTCCGATAATGATTCCAAGAACCTGGTCACAGTTTCAAGAATCGTTGAAATCCGCAATGGAATAGTAACCTATTCACCAGATTTGAAGTTAATAAGTTGTGCCACAACAGGcggtgattttgattttcattgttcTTCTAATGTCACAGACATGACAAGAATTGGTGAACACACTGTTCTAGCCACAATTCCTTTCCGCAAGAAAATAGTTTTCATTAATCCATCAAGTTTCCACATAAAATCTCTGGATTATAGTTTCTTTACAATTTCTTATTTCGAACATTCTACATTTGTAGGGACTGAAATGTTTAGTAAGACAATATATCTCATAGACTgggataaaaataaatttgaagaaaaatttagtGTGAAAGAAATTGTTGGAAACATAGCAGTTGGTCCACAGTATCATATCTTAATAGCCTTAGATAATATAAATAGAATTAGCTGTTACACAATAGATGGCAGACACTTGTTTCAGTTGAGGACCCATTCCATCGATATTCCAACCGACCTCACCGTATATCGAAATTATTCTTACGCTGTGCAAGGAAATGTAATTTACAAGATTTCAGCAAACGGTGCTGTGTCCCAAAGAGAAATTGGGATAAAAGCTCGATATATTTGTGTGGcaacaaataatatttacttgACTGACCGTTTTGGTCTTGCACACATTATTAGGACAAATAAAGATTTTTGGCCTCGGCTGTCTTACCATCACCAAGACCATGTCCCGAGCCTGATAAACCAAATCCATATTGATGACCCCTCCAACATTACAACGATTCTACCTATGTCAGCCTCTTCAGTAGTAATTATATATCGGGATCTAAAAGCTATATTAGTTACTGACGAAGGGCAACCGTTTGGTGGAAAATGTTTAACTTTTAAACTCCAGCCTTCTGTTTTCTGTAGAGTGGATTCGAACACATTTCTTGTCCTTTTTAGTGAGGACAGGAAACTTCAATATATTACCTGTCCACAACTAACTGAAGGTGATTTAATAGACGTCGAAAGCAATTACATTCAAATGTGTCATATGGTATCAAATAGGAGTTTGGCTCTGACCACCAATGAAGGTAAAGTggaggtacatattttattgattaaaacgGATCATGTCGACATTGTAAACAGAATTTCATTGGAACATGACAATGTCGCCATTGCTGCTactccaattaattttgtagttGTAGACAGAAAGAAACTTAACTTGTTATTTTATTCAAGCTTTGGTGAGGAGCTTTCCAAGAAACACATTGAGTTCAATGGCTATCCTCATCATGTTTTCACAGACAAATTATACTTGTATGTTATCTTCAGGAGAGAGTCTTTGATGACTTGTTACAATATAATTGGACAAAGGAAATGGCAGTTGAAACTTCCTTCAAACTTTCGCTGTCACGCTGCTGTTTTCCAAGGAACAGCTTATGTGCTGGACGATCTACTCAGTCAGATTCTTCTTTACAAGTACCATGACTGGTCAGACTGTCATGTAACCTTTCAAAACCCTTATAATAAAAATCTAAATATTCGACTCGaagaaaaggagaatgaccaAGTTCTAATTGGTGAAATATGTCATCTGGCAAATGGACAGTTGGTGTTGTCCGACATATATAATGATTGTTTGCTATACATTTCCAACGAAGGGAACATTGTGTCTAGATTATCTCTGCCGTCTACAGCTACAGATATATGTCGATGGAATTATAATCAGATAGGCGTCACATTACCTCTAGAGAAGCAATTACGGGTCTTCGGAAACGTATCAAAGGCAGTTATAAGTGTATCATTAAACCAGCCTTATGTACGGGTGTGTAAGCTGGGTGAAAgtcatattatttgttattgcgaTAAACCATCGCatttagatattttaaacattaacaATTGTAATCAAGTTCAAATAATTCATAGAATTAATATTCCTTTTGtaatgaaatcattatcattagaaAATGAAACACTAAAACTATTGATTATTGGTAAGAAAGCAGTATTCTTCTACAAGATCATCAGGAGGAGGAGAAGCAGTGTTTTACCATCCCAAGTGAAAACACCCTCCAATCTCTATGGTGATGGTGGTCCTTATAGCATTGAGATGATACCCAATATTTTACTGTCGCAAGGGAAAACACAATCCAATCTCTATGGTGGACGTATTGATAAAATGTGTGTTCATTTGATAGACAACAGCCGCATGTTTGCTGTAAATGAGCATGACTTGCTGGTGAAAGATCATGTCACAAGAAGCCAAATTAACATGTTCATCGATCTGGTAGATGTATTTTCTAGAAACATCAGtctcagtgaaatgttgtcttcTAGATTGTATCTACAAGATCTCACAGTTTCTGATAAAGCTCATGAAGTTGTTGTTCTTCAAAGTTTTGGAGATAAACATCCAGTGGAGATTGGTTGTTTGGTTATTACAGAAAATAACCTGGTTGCTTTATATGACAGCACAAATCAAAACATTAAGATATTAACTTTTGATGGTCAGCTTGTTGACTCTATCAAGTTAAATGTTGTCCCTAGACATATGTGTTGCTGGCGATCAAACACATTGGTTATAACGACCAATAACTATCAACTTCTgacattaaaagtggaatttccACTGATCTTGGCAACTTACCACACGGAAAATAGATACAATTGTATCGCTTGTCGATCCGACAATCTACTGGtgtgtagcagtagcagtagtagtagtagtagtagtagtagtagtagtagtagtagtagtagtagtagtagtagtagtagtagtagtagtagtagcagtagtagtagtagtagcagcagtaatgttggtggtggtacctGCATACCCGAAATTGAAAAcggcctgttttatatatatatcgatgaaaTACAGTCAGCTGTCCGTATTATGAGAGAAATAGACTTATTTTGGATGTGCTACAGATATAATATCACCCATATCTCAGTTATTGCTAATTACAACATCATCGTCAATACCGAGAGGCTCATCACTATTCTGAACCCGAACGggcaatatttatattcatttaagcaCAGTATTTATTCCCGACCCATTTCTATGGCAACCGATGATACTTATTTGTACATTACTGGACGGAAGAACATCTATGAAAACACGAAAAAGTATCGTATTGTCTCATTGTTGCAGAACGGTGAATACAAGAGAATATTcttaaatgaaagaaattataaacGTCCGTTGGATTTCAACAGTATTAACTGTAAAGGCCCGAGAATTGTTGCAAACTATGACTCGTACTTATATATTGAAGGTTTGTACAAGATTAATCGGGAAAAATTCCCCGTTTCACGGTTACAAACAAACGATTgtcctgttcaagtaaaagatatcgatatctctgatgaaggaaagacagttgtgtgCGAAATggccaataatggaaatgttaaacTATTTGATGAAGACGGGAAGTTGCTATGTTACAGAGATTTTGGAAGTTTTGTTGGTGGTGTATGTTTTACAGGAGAAAGAAATATCTTGGTTACACTCCCTAACAGACAAGAAATATTTCAGCTGAAGTCACAAAACTTGGAGAAATATAAAGTTTGGGAAAGTCGAGTACCTTATGGTATAATATGGAGAAAAGTGGGAAAtatttactggtgtgtacataTCAACATGATTGAATGTGATACTATAAAAATTGATGGGGACCAACTGAAGGTTCTGGAATCTGTGCCGTTATCAAATCTTGATTTTGGCCTTCAtttcccttccattacatctCAGAAGAAGGGAATGTTCAGTAATGAATTATTTAACAAACTTAAAAACGGTGGCGATGGAGGAGAAAGAAGTACATCAAGGAAAATAGAAGTAAGACGTGGTAATTACATAGCGGAAAGTAAGTTAGGAATTTATGAAATATCAGTGAGAAGACTGCCACATAGAACAGCAATGTTCCCGCTTTCATTTTCTCTATCTGGTTTACTAGATTCAAATTcgatgttttgttttcttaatgcTTTTAAGCTAATTATGTTACAAGACAATAGTATCGTCGTGCTCCTCCATAAATGTACTCTCATGGTCACCAGTAGAGACGGTCATCTGCTTTACAGTCAAACATTTGAAAAAGAAGCTCAAGATATATGTCAATGGATCGATTTGTAG